The genomic window TCCAGCGCGGTGCGGTGCTACGACGCCGAGCAGATGGACGAGTTCCTGTACGGCATCGTGCCCGCCGAACGCGGGAGCGACGCCTGGATCGACGACGTGCGCGCCGCGAACGAGGACTTCGGCGCCGCGTGCGCCGAGCGCACCGGCGAGCTGCTCGCGAACGTCGACACGGTCAGCGCCGCCCGCGACCTCGACCTGCTGCGCGCCATCCTGGGCGACGAGCAGCTGAACTACCTCGGCTACTCGTACGGCACGTTCCTCGGCGCGACGTACGCCGGCCTGTACCCCGAGAAGGTGGGCCGTCTCGTGCTCGACGGCGCCATCGACCCGGCTGCGAGCAACGCCGAGGTGACGCAGGCGCAGGCGATCGGCTTCGAGCAGTCGCTGCGCGCGTATCTGGCCGACTGCCTCGCCGGCCAGGACTGCCCGTTCTCGGGCTCCGTCGACGACGCGGCCGATGAGGTGGCGCGGCTGCTCGCCTCGGTCGAGGCGAGCCCGCTGCAGGGCAGCGACGGCCGCGAGCTCGGCGCCGACGCGCTGGTGACCGCCATCATCTACCCGCTCTACAGCCCCGAGTCCTGGTCGTACCTCAGCGACATGTTCCAGTCGGTCATGTTCGGCGAGGCCGACACCGCGCTGGCCTTCGCCGACGGCTACAACGGGCGCGAGGCCGATGGCACCTACCGCGACAACTCCACCGAGGCGTTCCGCGCCGTCAACTGCCTCGACTACACGTACGACGCCGACGTCGCGACGATGCGCGAGCAGGCCGCCGAGCTCGCCAGGGCGGCGCCGATCATCGGCCCGTACTTCGGCTACGGCGACATCGGGTGCGAGGCATGGCCGTACTCGAGCGACCGCGAGCGTGCGCCGATCACGGCCGAGGGCGCGAATCCGATCCTCGTGGTCGGCACCACCGGCGACCCGGCGACGCCCTACGACTGGGCGGTGGCGCTCGCCGACCAGCTCGAGAGCGGCGTGCTCGTCACCTACGAGGGCGAGGGGCACACCGCCTACCGCAAGTCGAACGCGTGCGTCGACGACACCGTCGAGGCCTACCTGATCGATGGAACGGTGCCCGACGCCGACCCGATGTGCTGACGCGGCGTCGCGGGTTCCACGGGTGGTCATGAGCGCCCCGAAAACCCGCTAACATGGTCTCTCGTGCCCGTCCGGTCTCGACCGGAATGCGGTCACGCCGCCTTAGCTCAGTCGGCAGAGCGATTCACTCGTAATGAATAGGTCGTGGGTTCGATTCCCACAGGCGGCTCCACTCGAAGGGCCCGGATCCGTCCGGGCCTTTCGTCATTCCCGCCGGGCGACGCGCGCCCCCGCGCGGATGGCGCGCGGGATCTCGGCCGCGTCGTCGACCGCTGCCGAGACCCGGGCGAGGTCGTCGGCGGGCGCCGTCGAGTCGAGGGTCACCGCGTACTCGATGCCCGTCGAGCGCCACCCGTCGTCGAAGCCGCCGTCGACCTCGACGGCGATGCCGTCGATCGGTATCCCGAGGCGTCGCGCCTCGCGGTAGGTGTCGTTGAGCACGCAGAGCGCCACGGACAGGTGCAGCACCTGTGCGCCGTTCGTCGCCGGACCGGCGACGACGCCCTCCTCGGTCCAGGTGTGCTGCAGACGGACGTCGCCGGGCCCGCGAAGGGTCCCGGCCGAGGCGCGCACGCCGAACGGGCTCAGGTCCATGCCCTGATTCTCCTCCGCGAACGTGCTCAGGGCACGGGAACGGCGCGGATCGCGTTCGCGTACGCGACGTAGCCCGTCGCGTTCGGGTGGAAGCCGGCGACCGTGTTGAGCCAGCTCCAGTCGTTGATCCACGGGGTGGTGCTCCCGATGCCGTGCCCCGCGAAGTCGTCCATGACGTCGACGAAGACCGCGCCGTTCGACTCGGCGACGGACTGGATGACGCCGTTTAGCACGGCCGTCTCGTCGTTGACCTCGTCGGCCCAGGTGTACTTCGGGTTGACCCCGGAGGAGTTCTCGTGGAAGAGCAGCGGATACCCCGTCACCACGATCTTCGCGTCGGGTTCGGTCCGGTTCCGAATCGCGGCGATGACGGCGGCCACGTCG from Agromyces aurantiacus includes these protein-coding regions:
- a CDS encoding alpha/beta hydrolase, with protein sequence MRRARRLLAALAAATVLVTSGCALPSFIDPPAADRSEPTGEKVAAELEPFYSQVLEWEACGQMQCATATAPLDWDAPEAGEIELALVRQPARGDRIGSLLVNPGGPGGSGYDFIADSIDYAVGPELQQRFDIVGFDPRGVGRSSAVRCYDAEQMDEFLYGIVPAERGSDAWIDDVRAANEDFGAACAERTGELLANVDTVSAARDLDLLRAILGDEQLNYLGYSYGTFLGATYAGLYPEKVGRLVLDGAIDPAASNAEVTQAQAIGFEQSLRAYLADCLAGQDCPFSGSVDDAADEVARLLASVEASPLQGSDGRELGADALVTAIIYPLYSPESWSYLSDMFQSVMFGEADTALAFADGYNGREADGTYRDNSTEAFRAVNCLDYTYDADVATMREQAAELARAAPIIGPYFGYGDIGCEAWPYSSDRERAPITAEGANPILVVGTTGDPATPYDWAVALADQLESGVLVTYEGEGHTAYRKSNACVDDTVEAYLIDGTVPDADPMC
- a CDS encoding OsmC family protein, coding for MDLSPFGVRASAGTLRGPGDVRLQHTWTEEGVVAGPATNGAQVLHLSVALCVLNDTYREARRLGIPIDGIAVEVDGGFDDGWRSTGIEYAVTLDSTAPADDLARVSAAVDDAAEIPRAIRAGARVARRE